GCCCACCCGGTTAGCTTTTTACGTTACGAGCTAAATCAACTCAAGGTTACCCCTACCGGGCACATTGCCGAAATGCAGGACGGCACCCCGGTAAAACTGGCAGGCATGATTACCGTTAGGCAACGACCAGGAACAGCCAAAGGCGTGCTGTTCATTACCATAAAAGATGAAACCAGCTTTGCCAACCTGGTGGTATGGCAAAAAGTGTTTGATCAATATAAACGCGAAATACTACAGGCCAAACTACTGATGGTAGAAGGCAAACTGCAAAAAGAAGGCGATGTGATACATGTGGTGGTGCACAAATGCTACAATATGAACAATATGCTCAGTCAGCTCACCGCACGGCAGCATGAGTTTCCGGCAGTACAACAGTCGCCCGGAAATGAGACTGTTACTTCTCCGCAAAAGCGCGAACACCCGGTTACGGAAGTTTTTTATAAGGGACGCAATTTTCAATAGATTCATTGCGATTCAACAAAAGAACGCTCCGTTAAAATTCAAATCATCATACTGAACCTAAAAACCCTGACTATAACTCATAAACACGTGTAATAAGTTTGTTAAGAAAACACCTATTTTAAATTTTATTTATCATTTAATTAACATTGTGTTAACATTGCCTGAAATTTCGGATAATGTTTACCAAACTATTTAGCGCATTTGCCCCTGTGTGCCTAATGATTGTTTCGGCCAGCGCCCAAACCGTACCGGCATCTGCAGGCTCCCCAAAAGCCACTTTAAAAAAAGACTCTGTTATTGTTAGAGTTGCAGAAACTAAAAAAACTGAACCCCAAGCAAGTGCCGACACTACCTGGAAGCCACTAAGACGACTTTGGGGCTACGGCTTTGGCGATTTATATTATGACGCACATGCCGATAAAACCAATCGCGGTCCAGAGAACAACTACAATGGTGTTCCAGCCTATCGTAATGCGTTCCAGTTTCGTCGCTTATACCTGGGGTATGATTATGATATTACCCCAAAGTACAGAGCCGAAGTGTTATTAGCGTCAGAGCCATCTGCAAACACCGGTACCAATGGCACTACAGCTATACAGAACGGAGATAACCTGGTAGACAACAAAATGGCTTTCTGGATCAAGAACTTTAACCTGCGCGTTCGTGACCTTTGGACCGGTACCGACCTGGTTATTGGGGAAATGGGCACTCCAAGCTTTACGCTTAATGAACCCGCTGTAAAAGATTTACCGGGCAGCGCCACAAACGCACCAACCACTCTTTCAGAAGCTACCTGGGGATACCGTTCTATTGAAAAAACCATTACAGATTTCCATAAAAACAACTCATTTGATTTGGGCTTGGCCCTGCAAGGCTCATTTAACCCCGCTACGAAGACGCTTGGCTACGTGGTCATGGTTGGAAATAGCAGCCAGGCTAACTTACTTTCGGCAACCAATGACAACACAGGGTTTTATAAAATAGTTTACGGTGATCTTTGGGGCAAATTTTTTAATAAACATCTGCTTATTGATTTCTATGCCGACTACCTGAAAACTGCCGGCAGTACAGCCACCATTCCAGAGCAGTCGCATAACATGTTCAAGCTATTTGTTGCATACGTTAGTCCGGTGTTTTCTGGTGGAGTTGAAGCTTATACGCAAAGACTCACCAACGGTGTAACAGATACCACCACAAAAAGAGTGACCAACGCTACTGTAAACGGCCTGTCGGTATGGGTGCGTGGTTCAATTATTAAAGGCCGATTGGGTTATTTTGCCCGTTGGGACGGATATAACCCATTCACCAACTATATACGTACCGATACTTATACCATGAACACCAATTATGGCTCATATAATCCAAATTATAAAGAAAAGTTCATTACCGCAGGTTTAGATTTTACCACGGCAGGAAACATTCACTTTATGCCTAACATATGGTATTTGGGCTTTAAAGATCAGAAATATGCAACCACAGCCGGTTACGTTGGCAACGATCATATCCTGGTATTTCGTAGTACGGTTTATTTTGCTTTTGGTAAATAGTTAGCTATCAAATAGAAACGTCTCTTATTTAAATAGACACAAGTACTTTACACTGCTATTTGTGTTTATCGCGCTAAATTACCATATTTGCACCGCGAAAAAGTTTCGCGATGGTCCCATAGCTCAGCTGGATAGAGCAACTGCCTTCTAAGCAGTAGGTCTCAGGTTCGAATCCTGATGGGATCACGAAAAAGCCTCTTAGAGATGATCTGAGAGGCTTTTTTGATGTCAGTAGTTTTCTACACATCATGAAAGTGCTCTATTTAGCGCTTGTTGTTTGCACATAGTTTGCACAAAGTTTGCACAAACAGAATAACCATAACACACAAATTATGGTTACTTACAAAATCTTACTCGACACGAGAAGAGCCAAAGCTGATGGCACCTACCCTATTCAAATCCGTATCACTAGCAATCGTCAAAGCATTACCTCCAATACAGGAGTATTCGTCAACGACAAACAATGGGAGAGAGTCCGTCAATGTTAAAGACTCGTCCCCTTGTATTCCATTCTGTATATTCGGCCATATCTCTAAATCATATCACCAATATTATTTATGAATTGAAGCCTTTTAACCCAAAAGCGGTTCAACAGGGCCTGAATCAACTGATAAATTATATGATGGAATTACAAGCTATGCCTAGATTTAGTGGCAAAGCTTGGGAAACAGTTTAGATACTTATTAAAATGAAAAAAGAGGATTTTAAAAAATCATTCAATATCGTCGCAAAATCTTTTGGTTTCGAAAAGGAATTTGGCGGGTGGTTTAAAGAAAGTACAGAATGCATAATTGTGCTTGATCTTCAGAAATCCAATTATAATAATCTGTATTATCTTAATATAAAAATCTATATACAGAAAATGTTTGGCAATAATTACGCAAAAAGTAAAGACCTGGTAAAGAAGAATATAGGTGATGTTTTTTTTAGAGAGCGGGGGAACAGTGAAGTATTTAATTTAGATAATTCAATGACAGATACCGAAAGGCTGGATCAATTAAATATCTTTTTTTATTCTATTAATCCATTGTTAAATGCAGCATTAACAAAATCGGGAATAAAGAAATTAGCAGACGAGAAGAGCCTAACGTTATTGCCAGCAGTAGAAAATGAATTATTACTGCTTTTATCTAAGCAAGTATAACCCACTCTCGCGAACTTATTAGCTCGCGGAGTAATCATGACAACAGCTTATAGCTGCACATTAAGCCCAGCCACAAACTGGGCTTTTCTATTTTCAGACCAACCTATGATCTGCTCGTTTCATTGTCCTTATCTCCCTATAAAAAGTCAGGAAAAACGTAAAACCACCATCTCTCCCAATCAATCCCTTTTGCGACACTTCGTTAACTAGGAGTTATAAACTCCTATTTTCAAAAAAACTATCGCAACGCAATCCTGATGGGATCACAAATAAAGCCTCCTAGAGATGACCTGAGAGGCTTTTTGATATCTATATTCTTCTGTTGCCGGAGTAGGCGCTAAATCATATTTATAGCTTGAGCAGACGGTCGCTTCAACGCGAATACATCTTACCCAGCATGGCTCTCATTCTGAACAAGCATTAAAGCCACTCTATAAGCCGTTTTTTTCTCCCAGCGTGCTATTAGCCAGGCAATAAAGCTTAAGGTAAAGATATCGTTATTTTCAGCCTTGCTGAGCATGTTTAACACAGCCGTTTTATACGAGGCCTCAAAAACTACATCGGGCTTTAGCAGGTATTTTTCAACCAGCCGCAGAAATATCAACACACGCTCTTCTGATGTTTTCAGCAGATATTTCTTATATCTTCGGCGGAAGCTGGTTAGCCGTGACATGGCCAGCTCGACATTAGAGAACTGCGCCTGGATCAAAATTTCCATTAGGTGCTTCCTAATGGCCCATAACATGCCCATTTTTTTCTCATACCAGGCATCAGCGCGTGTAAGTAAGGCTAACTGTTTTAAACATCCCCGGTCATTACACAAGGCTAAAAACATGGCCAGGCATATTCTTACGTCTTCGATATCCTCCGGTTTAGACTTGTGTTTTGTATTGGAGAGTGATGCCTGCAATAGCACAATCGCATCGTCGGCAAAATCTGTAAAGAACAGGTTAAGGGCGGCAAGTAACTGATGTCGCAAGAAAAACAGCGTATAATAACGATTATCGGTCAACATCAAATCCATCATCTCCTTCAAATAAGATGTGCTTTTTGCGAAATCCTTTTGCCTCAGATAAAAGTTTGCCAGATAATACAAAATGGAAATATGATAGAAAAGATATGATGATTTCTTCGCCTGATCTTGCATAAATTGATCTGTCCGGCTGATGTAGCGCTCTATTAAACTGTAATTCTGCTGTATGGCTGCATACTCATTCGCTATGAAAAGAATTTGATAAATAGACTTATAGGTCATCAGATCTTGTTCAGAAATTCTGTATTTCCGGATCGTGGTCAGCATCAAACCCGTCAAATTAACCACCTTCCCTTTAAGTTGTATTTCCTGTAACTCCTGCCGTAGAAAGGCATAAGCCAGATTGAGCTTAGCCTCGCGCTGCATGTGCGATTGATTCTGCAAGAAGCGCGCGGTCAAAGCTTCGAGGTCTTCTGCTCCGGGCAGATGGGCGTACTGCAGCTTCAACAACAAGAGCTCGTTCAGCAAATTAAACTGCTCTAAATGCTCGGCCATACGCTCAGCTTTATCCAAACATTTGAATGCTATTTTGGCCGAGTCATTCTCTAACAAAAAGCGCCCCACCACAACAAGGCGCAACGCGTCATAGGTATCGGAGTGCGTGCTTTCAAAGGTTTTCTGAGATAAAAACAGCAGCAGATTATCCTGCAGTCTTTTACGTAAGGCATGATAAGCATCTTTATTTTTCTCAGGTTTGTAGAGCTTATTTAAACCATCTATATCGTCAGTTTTTATTAAATCAAGCAGCTGTAGATTTTTAACATCCAGTCTTTTGTTTTTCTGTTGTAAAAATTGCTTAAAAAGCTTTTTATCAGCATCATTAAGCAAATTTAACAACTCATAAAGCGAATCCATATCACCTAAATTAGTACATATAAAGATATAATAATCACCAATTATATCGTCAGTAATTTTGATAATCTAACTTTCACAGGTCTGTTTTCAATCAGACATTTGCTTCCATATTAATCACAAAAACAAAATCAATATGGAATCGCTACAACACAGAACTGAAGAAAATTCAACCACCGTAAAATATGGTGACAAGGCTAGAAATCCCTTTAAACCAACTGCCGCATTTATTGGCGCCTCATGGCTTGCCTTATTAACAGGCATGGTTGGTTATTGCATCGGCTTGTGGAACGCCAGCATCGCGTTGAATGAAAAAGGCTATTACTTCACCATTCTATTATTTGGCTTGTTTGCAGTAATCTCGGTACAAAAAAGCGTTAGAGACAGAGCCGAAGGACTCCCGGTTACAGACCTTTACTACGGCTTAAGCTGGTTTGCCACTATTGCAGCCATGATTCTATTGACGATTGGCCTATGGAATGCAGGCCTGGCCCGAAGCGAGAAGGGTTTTTATGCTATGGCCTTCTGCTTAAGCTTATTCTCGGCCATTGCTGTACAAAAAAATACCCGCGACGCAAAAATGTTTGAGGATAAAGAGCTGTAACGTAGCGGTTGCCTCCCCGCAGTGTCTTGCCCGGCAAGCCTGCGGGGTTTTTATACATTGGATATTGGAAAGACATTTACGTTGACGACGCAGAAACCTATATCTTTATAAACGAAACTTTGGCACATCCAACCTATGAAAAACCTTTTCTACGTAATCACTTTTGCTGTGTTCTTTATAGCTACGCAACTGTCTTACTTAAACTTCCAGAGTTTTATCATAAGTAAACTAGCGAAGATTAAATACATCGAATCAATAGAACATTCACAAGGCATGTTTATTGAATTGCTGATATTTTCGATCCTTTGTTATAAATCAGACCTCCATACAATCAAACTATTTAACCTGAAACGAATCAGTCTGATCTACTTACTGGCCATAGATTTATCGTTGCTATTCTTCTCAAACATTTTATTAGTCATCTTCTTCAACTATCAGTACAATAATATAGGATGGGTTAACAGCAGCAGACTGGACAATGTAATATTAGTAATTACATTGATCGGGCTAAAGGAGCTATTTACAGAACTTATCTTAAAACGCATGAAACGGAAGAATGAAATAATAAATCTTAATGAAGGCAATCTTGCTTAGAGACAACCGCCAATATCATTTCCAGGGGGCGGTGCAAAACACCAGAGGATAAAATCAGGCTAAATATTGCACGCTAATTACATCGTACCCTATCCCCAAAACCGCCTTTAAACGTCATTTTGACAAGAAAAGAAATATTTTAAAAAGTTTCAAAGTGTTTCTTTTACAATAAGTAAAATCATACTTTTAGACTTTATTAAAAAGCTAATCAATGATCATTATTGCAGACGGCGGCTCAACCAAAACCAATTGGTGCCTGGTTAACAACGAGGGAAAGAAAGAGAACTTCAATACAGAAGGTTATAACCCGTACTTTGTAAGTAAAGAATACATCATCAACTCGCTGCGCGAGCACCTGCCGGCCGATTTGCCGTTGGATCAGATTACAGAAGTGAACTACTACGGCGCTGGCTGCTCTACCGATGAGAAACGTCAACAAGTGGCTGATGCTATGCAGGTAGTTTTCTCTAAAGCACAGGTTAATGTTGGACACGATTTACTGGCAGCAGCCAGAGCGGTACTGGGCACCAATCCAGGGTTTGCGGCAATTTTAGGTACCGGCACTAACACCTGTTTATATGACGGCAAAGACATTCTTCAAAATATAGATTCAGGCGCTTATATCCTGGGCGACGAAGGCAGCGGTTGCCATATCGGTAAAAAACTACTGGTTGATTATCTGCGTGGTTACATGCCTGAGGTTGTGCGCGAATTGTTCTGGGAAACCTATCATCTTACTCCAGATGATGTAAATGAAGAGGTTTACACCAAACCGCTGGCAAACCGTTTTTGCGCCAGCTTTGCCAAGTTTGTTTATGATAACAACGTGCACCTGGAGTACTCGCGCAACCTGGTACGCTCAGCGTTCCAGGATTTCTTTAAAAACCTGGTGACCCACTACCCTGATTATCAGAAATACACTTTCAACTGTATTGGCTCGGTAGGTTACAACTTTAGAAATATCCTGGCAGAGGTAGTTGAAGAAAACGGCATGCAATTAGGCAACATCATCCGCTCGCCGATAGATAACCTGGTGAAATATCACCTGGAAGCCGCAGCGGCCAAAGCTTAAGCTCAACCCATTTTTATACATACAATCATGGCGATGTCTTGTAAAAGGCATCGCTTTTTTGTTGCCGATAATCCTATCTTCGCCCTATGGTTGGCTTAAATGAATTGCAAACAGAAAGAGAATTGTATGATCAGGTGATTGAAGGCATCACCCTCCCCTCACCCCATATTTTCTGCAATGAGTTTCAGGATTGTGTTTTTAAAAACTGCGATCTGAACGGGGCCAACTTTTCGGGCAAAACACTGGTCGACTGCCGGTTTGAGAACTGCAATCTATCCATGATGCAAACCAACAGCGCTACGTTTAACGATGTTCGTTTTAAAAACTGCAAGATGCTGGGCATCATCTTCAGCGATGCACGCGATGGGTTATTTAGCACCGGCTTTGATAGCTGTATACTAGATTACTGCTCGTTCTTCGGCAAAAAGATGATCAAAACCAACTTCATTAAATGTAGCCTGAAAGAAGCCAACTTTACACAAACCAACCTTACCCAGGCCAACTTCAGCGGCAGTGATCTGGCCGGCGCCATCTTTCATGAAACGCTTTTATCAAAAGCCGATCTGTCATCAGCAGTAAACTTCATTATCGATCCAGAGCTGAATGATATCAAGCATGCTAGTTTCTCATCATCCGAGATTGCAGGGTTGTTAACCAGGCATCAGATAAAGATTGTAAACTAGGATTTGAACCAGGATCTAACGGATTTTTAGGATTCACTGGATGTTCGATCAATAAAGACTTGTCATTGCGAGGAACGAAGCAATCTCGTCGCGTGCAAATTGGCCATGCATATACAAATGTCCTTCGAGGAGATTGCTTCGTTCCTCGCAATGACAAATAAGAACCTAATCACCAATCAACCAATCTCCGACCAAAGGCCCTCTACTTATCCGGACTCAGATCATTCTGGAATATTTTGGCATACTTCCTCCTGTCAAACTTGTAAAGCTTGGCAGCGCGATATGATACCCCTTTTTGCTTCTCGTCCAGCTCTTTCAGAAAACCATAGCTCAGCATTTTTTTGCGGAAGTTTCGCTTATCCAGTTTCTTATTCAAAATAGCCTCGTAAAGCTGCTGCAGCTGAGTAAGGGTAAACTTCTCGGGCAACAGTTCAAAAGCGATAGGCTGATAACTCAAGCGGCGACGGATTTTATTGAAGCCGGTCTTGAAGATCTCGGTATGGTCAAAGCCCAGTTTAGGCAGATCATTCACCGGGTGCCAGAAAGCTTTTTTAGCAATTTGCGATACGGGGCGCAATTCTTTTTGTCCGTTAAGCCGCAGCAATGCGTAGTACGCAACGGTAATTACGCGACCTTGCGGGTGACGGTCAACATCACCAAAGGTATGAAACTGCTCCATATGCAGATCGCGCAAGCCGGTTAACTCATAAAGAATACGTTCGGCAGCATCGTCAAGGCTTTCGTCTTGTTTAACGATATAGCCAGGCAGCGCCTTCCAATCTTTAAACGGATCTTCATTACGCTCAATCAACAAAATCTTAAGTTCGCCGCCTTCAAAGCCAAATATCACACAGTCGATTGAAAATACCGATTCAAATTTAGGTAGTTGTAATTCCAAAGCCTTTAAAGATTTAGTATAGGTGTTAAATATACGCTAAAATGAGAAATGTAAAAAAATAAACAAAATTATTATAGTGTAATTTTTACACACTATCTTCGCATCATCAATTACATCTCATTATGCCTAAGATTTCTAAGATAGCTGTACTTACTTCAGGTGGTGATGCACCGGGCATGAATGCCTGCATCCGTGCAGTAGTACGCACTGCAATTCATCATGGTTTAGAGGTTTATGGCATACGCCAGGGCTACCAGGGCATGATAAATAATGATATGGAGCAAATGCAGGCTCGCTCGGTAAGCAATATTCTTAACCTGGGCGGCACCATATTAAAAACGGCCCGTTGCCTTGATTTTCATAAGGATGAAGGTATGGAGAAAGCCTACCAAAACCTGAAAGCCAAAGGTATTGAAGGCATTGTAGTGATTGGCGGCGATGGCACATTTACCGGAGCGCTGCGTTTCTCAAAGAAATATCCAGACATAAAAGTAATTGGTGTACCCGGCACTATTGATAATGACCTTTACGGCTCTACCTATACACTGGGTTTTGACACCGCCACCAACACGGTAATTGAAGCAATAGACAAAATACGTGATACAGCCGACGCGCATGACCGCCTTTTCTTCATCGAAGTAATGGGCCGCGACTCTGGGGCTATTGCCCTGCGTGCCGGTATATCCTGCGGAGCAGAGGCTATTTTATTGCCAGAAAAAGAAACGGCTATTGAAGAGTTGATTGCAGGTATTAAAGCAGGCCATTACAACTCCAAATCATCGAGCATTGTTATTGTGGCTGAGGGAGATAAGAATGGCGGTGTATACAATGTATCTGAAGCTGTTAAAAAAGAAGTAAGTCATTACGACATAAAAGTGACTATATTAGGCCACTTGCAAAGAGGAGGCAGTCCATCCGCGTTTGACCGTGTTTTAGGCAGCCGTTTAGGCTTTGCCGCGGTGAATGCGCTGACCGCCGGACAGTCGCAGAAAATGGTTGGTTTGCAGGCCAACGTGGTTGTTTTAACCGATCTGGAAGAAGCACTTAACCAGCATGAGTTTAACCTTGAACCCGACCTGCTGCAAATGGCCGAAGTACTTTCTATCTAAACACAAAGAATGATCGCAGTAGTATATAGCGGATCTAATTATGCCGACTGGCGCTTGTCAGACAAAGGGCGCACCATTGCCTCTTTTAAAACCGGCGGCATCAATCCTTATTTCAGTGATGAAAAAGGTATACTACAAATTCTCAATAAAAACATCAATCTTATCCATCATGCCGAAGAGGTAAAACGTATCCACTTTTTTGGTGCAGGCGGCTCTACCCCACAACTGCGTGATGTGATAAAAAATGCACTGGCAGGTTTCTTCAAATTTGCCCGGATTACTGTACAACATGACATAGAGGCAGCTGCCATTGCATGTTGTAAAAATAATCCTGGCATTGTTTCTATCTGCGGTAGCGGCAGTAACGCGGCCTGGTACAACGGCAAAAAGGTTGTTCCAAATAATTACGGATTAGGCTATGTGCTGGGCGACGAAGGCTCTGGCAACTGGCTGGGCCGCCAAATCTTGAAACACTTTGTAAGCGAGACGCTACCCGAAGCCACCCGCAAAAAGTTTGTAAAACAATTTGAATTAGACCGTAAAATCATCCTTGATAAGGTTTACCGCCAAAAGCACCCAGCGCTGTTTTTAAGCTCATTTACCGATTTCTTTTACACTAACTCTACTGATGCTTATGTAAAGCACACGGTAAAAGCAGGCTTTGACAAGTTGATTAAAACTTACGTACTGCCGCTTACACAGGAGCATCCGGACATGCCGGTGCACTTTGCAGGATCTGTTGTGGCCGGTTTTGAAGACCTGATGCGAGAAGCTGGCGAAGAAAATGGCATTACTATTGAACACATCATTAAAGAACCCATTAATAATTTATTAAGCTACTATACCAATAAAAATTAAGTAAAAATGAAAATAGGAATTAACGGATTCGGCCGTATTGGCCGCTTAGCTTTCAGAGCTGCAATTGAAAGACCTGATGTTGAAGTTGTTGGTATCAACGACCTTGTTGAGCCTGACTATATGGCATATATGCTGAAATACGACTCTACTCATGGTCAGTTCAAAGGCACTATTGCTGTTGAAGGCGGTCACCTGGTTGTTAACGGCAAAACCATCCGTGTAACAGCAGAAAAAGATCCGGCAAATTTAAAATGGAACGAAGTAGGCGCCGAAGTAATTATCGAGTCTACCGGTTTATTCCTTACTCAGGAAACAGCTCAAAAACATATTGACGCTGGTGCTAAAAAAGTAGTAATGAGCGCTCCTGCAAAAGATGATACCCCAACTTTTGTAATGGGTGTTAACCATAAACAGCTGAAAGCAGATCAGCACATCGTTTCAAACGCATCTTGTACCACTAACTGCCTGGCCCCTATTGCTAAAGTACTGAATGACAAATTTGGCATCGAAGAAGGCCTGATGAGCACTATCCACGCGGTAACTGCTACTCAGAAAACCGTTGACGGTCCTTCAGCTAAAGACTGGAGAGGTGGCCGTGGTGCTTACCAAAACATCATCCCTTCATCAACCGGTGCTGCTAAAGCAGTAGGTTTAGTATTGCCTGAACTGAAAGGTAAACTGACTGGTATGTCATTCCGCGTACCTGTTGCTGACGTTTCTGTAGTTGACTTAACCGCCCGCTTAAAAACTCCAGCTACTTATGAGCAAGTTAAAGCGGCTATGAAAGAAGCTTCTGAAGGCGACCTGAAAGGTATCCTGGGTTACACCGAAGACGAAGTTGTTTCTGAAGATTTCAAAGGCGACGCCCGTACTTCAATCTTTGATGCTAAAGCTGGTATCGCTCTGAATGATAACTTTGTTAAAGTTGTTTCTTGGTACGATAACGAGTGGGGTTACTCAAACAAACTGATTGACCTGGTTCAGGAACTTGGTAAACTGTAATCAAACTTTAAATTGATAG
This region of Mucilaginibacter yixingensis genomic DNA includes:
- a CDS encoding Arm DNA-binding domain-containing protein, producing MVTYKILLDTRRAKADGTYPIQIRITSNRQSITSNTGVFVNDKQWERVRQC
- a CDS encoding DUF4304 domain-containing protein; its protein translation is MKKEDFKKSFNIVAKSFGFEKEFGGWFKESTECIIVLDLQKSNYNNLYYLNIKIYIQKMFGNNYAKSKDLVKKNIGDVFFRERGNSEVFNLDNSMTDTERLDQLNIFFYSINPLLNAALTKSGIKKLADEKSLTLLPAVENELLLLLSKQV
- the yiaA gene encoding inner membrane protein YiaA, with amino-acid sequence MESLQHRTEENSTTVKYGDKARNPFKPTAAFIGASWLALLTGMVGYCIGLWNASIALNEKGYYFTILLFGLFAVISVQKSVRDRAEGLPVTDLYYGLSWFATIAAMILLTIGLWNAGLARSEKGFYAMAFCLSLFSAIAVQKNTRDAKMFEDKEL
- a CDS encoding N-acetylglucosamine kinase encodes the protein MIIIADGGSTKTNWCLVNNEGKKENFNTEGYNPYFVSKEYIINSLREHLPADLPLDQITEVNYYGAGCSTDEKRQQVADAMQVVFSKAQVNVGHDLLAAARAVLGTNPGFAAILGTGTNTCLYDGKDILQNIDSGAYILGDEGSGCHIGKKLLVDYLRGYMPEVVRELFWETYHLTPDDVNEEVYTKPLANRFCASFAKFVYDNNVHLEYSRNLVRSAFQDFFKNLVTHYPDYQKYTFNCIGSVGYNFRNILAEVVEENGMQLGNIIRSPIDNLVKYHLEAAAAKA
- a CDS encoding pentapeptide repeat-containing protein; this translates as MVGLNELQTERELYDQVIEGITLPSPHIFCNEFQDCVFKNCDLNGANFSGKTLVDCRFENCNLSMMQTNSATFNDVRFKNCKMLGIIFSDARDGLFSTGFDSCILDYCSFFGKKMIKTNFIKCSLKEANFTQTNLTQANFSGSDLAGAIFHETLLSKADLSSAVNFIIDPELNDIKHASFSSSEIAGLLTRHQIKIVN
- a CDS encoding NUDIX domain-containing protein encodes the protein MELQLPKFESVFSIDCVIFGFEGGELKILLIERNEDPFKDWKALPGYIVKQDESLDDAAERILYELTGLRDLHMEQFHTFGDVDRHPQGRVITVAYYALLRLNGQKELRPVSQIAKKAFWHPVNDLPKLGFDHTEIFKTGFNKIRRRLSYQPIAFELLPEKFTLTQLQQLYEAILNKKLDKRNFRKKMLSYGFLKELDEKQKGVSYRAAKLYKFDRRKYAKIFQNDLSPDK
- the pfkA gene encoding 6-phosphofructokinase; this encodes MPKISKIAVLTSGGDAPGMNACIRAVVRTAIHHGLEVYGIRQGYQGMINNDMEQMQARSVSNILNLGGTILKTARCLDFHKDEGMEKAYQNLKAKGIEGIVVIGGDGTFTGALRFSKKYPDIKVIGVPGTIDNDLYGSTYTLGFDTATNTVIEAIDKIRDTADAHDRLFFIEVMGRDSGAIALRAGISCGAEAILLPEKETAIEELIAGIKAGHYNSKSSSIVIVAEGDKNGGVYNVSEAVKKEVSHYDIKVTILGHLQRGGSPSAFDRVLGSRLGFAAVNALTAGQSQKMVGLQANVVVLTDLEEALNQHEFNLEPDLLQMAEVLSI
- the gap gene encoding type I glyceraldehyde-3-phosphate dehydrogenase encodes the protein MKIGINGFGRIGRLAFRAAIERPDVEVVGINDLVEPDYMAYMLKYDSTHGQFKGTIAVEGGHLVVNGKTIRVTAEKDPANLKWNEVGAEVIIESTGLFLTQETAQKHIDAGAKKVVMSAPAKDDTPTFVMGVNHKQLKADQHIVSNASCTTNCLAPIAKVLNDKFGIEEGLMSTIHAVTATQKTVDGPSAKDWRGGRGAYQNIIPSSTGAAKAVGLVLPELKGKLTGMSFRVPVADVSVVDLTARLKTPATYEQVKAAMKEASEGDLKGILGYTEDEVVSEDFKGDARTSIFDAKAGIALNDNFVKVVSWYDNEWGYSNKLIDLVQELGKL